Within the Deltaproteobacteria bacterium genome, the region TCAAAGACCGCGTTGTTTCAGTGGCCCTCTCGAAGGCCCGTGAGTTCGGGTTTCAAACGGTTGCCTGCGCCTCCACCGGAAATTTGGCCAACTCGGTGGCGGCCAACGCCGCGGCGGGCGATTTCGAAAGCTATGTTTTCATCCCGTACGATCTCGAACCGACCAAGGTGTTGGGGACGATGATCTACGGCACCCATCTGGTGGGCATCCACGGCACCTACGACGAGGTGAACCGGCTTTGCAGTGAAATCGCCGGCAAATACAAATGGGCCTTCGTCAACATCAATATGCGCCCCTATTACGCCGAGGGGTCGAAGTCGATGGGATATGAAATTGTCGAACAGCTTGGCTGGAAGACGCCGCAGAACGTCGTTGTTCCGATGGCCAGCGGTTCGCTCTTGACCAAGATCGACAAGGCCTTTCGGGAACTGGAAAAAATTGGTCTCGTCAAGGAAAACCGGGCCAAAATCCACGGCGCGCAGGCGACCGGATGCGCCCCCATCTCCACGGCGGTGAAGAACAAATGGGACATCTTCAAGCCGGTCAAGCCGAACACAATCGCCAAGTCGCTGGCCATCGGCAATCCGGCGGACGGCTTTTATGCCGCCCGGTCGGTGACCCAAAGCGGAGGCTGGTGTGAAGACATTACCGACGAGGAGGTCATCGCCGGAATCCGGCTTTTGGCCGAGACGGAGGGGATTTTCGCCGAGACGGCCGGCGGCGTGACGGTGGGTGTGGCCAAAAAACTCATCGGTGAGGGGCGGATTCCCAAAAACGAATCGATTGTCCTCTGCATCACCGGCAACGGCCTGAAGACGCAGGAGGCCGTGGTGGACAAGCTTGGAAAGCCGCCGATCATCAAGCCGAGTTTAAACGAGTTTGAGGAATTAGTAGGAAAATTGGAGGTAAAAAATGGCTAAAAACGTCCGAAGAAAAGTCTATCTCACCTTTCCCGCCGCCCAGGTCAAAGAGGCGATCATCTGCGACATGTACGACAAGTACAAGGTCCGCTTCAACATCCGTTCCGCCTCGGTGAACGAGCAGGTGGGCCTGATGGCCGTGGAGCTGGAAGGGCCGGAGGACAAGGTGAACGAATCGCTCAAGTTTTTCCGCTCCCGGGGATTGACCGTCGAGCCGATTGAGATGAGTGTGATTGAGGGATGATTCTTTCTTCCATACTAGACCGAATCGGCAACACGCCTCTGGTGCGGATTCGGGAGTTGACGAGGCATTTGCCGCAAAAAGTGGAGATTTATGCCAAGCTTGAATATTTCAACCCCGGCGGATCGGTGAAGGACCGTGCCGCCTGGCGGATGATTCAGGAGGGGATCAAATCGGGAAGGCTCACGAAAGACAAGATCATCATGGATCCCACCTCCGGGAACACCGGTGTGGCCTACGCCATGATCGGCGCGGCATTGGGCTATCAAGTAGAATTGGTCATGCCGGCCAACGCCTCGCATCAGCGCAAGGAAACGGTGCGCGCCTTTGGGGCGAAGCTGACATTTTCCAGCGCGATGGAAGGGTCCGATGGCGCCATCCGGATGGCGCACAGGCTCCATGAGGAAAACGCCGGAAAATATTTCATGCCCGACCAGTACAACAACGAATTTAATTCCCGGGCCCACTACGACACGACGGCGATGGAAATTTGGGAACAAACCCAAAAACGGGTCACCCATTTTGTCGCCACCATGGGAACCAGCGGAACGGCGATGGGAACCTCGCGGCGTCTCAAGGAATGGAACAAAAATATTTATTGCGTGGGGGCCCAGCCGGCCCACTCGTTGCACGGTCTGGAGGGTTTGAAACATATGCCGACCTCCATTGTTCCCGGCATTTATCATGAGAAGGAATTGGACGAAATTATGGGACTTGAAACCGAGCCGAGCTATGATCTGGCCGATCGGTTGGGGAGAGAGGAAGGGTTATTGGTCGGCTATTCATCCGGCGGGGCAATGCTTGCGGCATTGAAATTGGCGGAGCGAATTAAAGAGGGGGTGATCGTCACTATTTTTCCCGATCATGGGGACAGGTATTTTGAAGGGATGAAATGGTGAATGGTAGATGGTAGATGGTGGATGGTGGATGGTGGGTATGCTTCAGATCAACAAAAAATTGTTGGACGAGATTTTTGCCGAGTGCAAACGGGCCTGGCCCGAAGAGGCCTGCGGGATGGTGGTTGGCGAGGTCGGCTCTCATCTGGTTGCGACACAGGTGATTCCCTCCCGTAATTTGCAAAATGAACTTCACCGGAGCGACCCCAAGCGGTATCCCCGCGACGCCAAGACCGCTTATGTCATCGATCCAAAAGAGATCGAACGTATTGCCCAGGAGGCAAGGGATAGGGGGGAGGCAATCGTTTCCATGTTTCACTCGCATCCGGAACATGGCGTCTATTTTTCAAAGGAAGACAGGGAAATGGCGGCGCCATGGGGGGAGCCGCTTTTTCCGCACATGTCGTATATTGTCGTTTCGGTGATTGCGAAAGAGGTTAAGGGAGCCTCGGAGTTTTACTGGGATCTGGATAAGAAGGATTATGTGGAGAGGAAAATATTATAGGGCGTGGATCGCAGATCGCGGATCGCGGATCGCAAAAACGAACCACGAACCACGAATCACGAACCACGAAAAACAATGTCCATCACAGTACGCATTCCAACGCCGCTTCAAAAACTGACGAACAATCAGGGCGAGGTGGAAGTGACGGGAAATACCGTTAAAGAGGTGCTTACCGCCCTCGAGACGAACTTCAGGGGTTTCCGGGAGCGCCTCTATGACAATGAGGGGCAGTTGCGCCGCTTTGTCAATATCTACGTCAACGACGAAGACGTCCGTTTTCTCGACGGAGAAAAAACGGCGGTGAAAGACGGCGACGAGTTGAGCATTGTCCCCGCCATTGCCGGTGGGCTATGAAGAAGGTTTTTCTCGTCATCTCCCCCGGCCGTGAGTCCACCGAGGCCCTTCATTTCGCCCTCCATAAGGCCAAAGAGATGAAAGGGGGGCTTTCTCTTGTTTATATCGGCCAAGACCGGGACGGGGTCAAAAAAAAAATCGAAGAAATAGAAAAACAGGCCCGCACCTTTCAGGTGTCTTGCGAGTCGGAATTAAAATCGGGAGATTATTTCGAAATCTGCGGGGAGCTTTCCCGAAGGGAGGATGCCGCCCTGATGGTTGTGACCGAAAAAAGGGGTTCCTTCCTGAAAAAAGTGTTTGAAGGTTCGGAGGCAAACAAGTTAAAGGACCGCGTGGTTTGCGAGCTTAAAATATATTAGAACAGAAAGGCATACAAAAATATGAAATTTCCCCTGCCGCCTCACGGAGGCACACTCGTTGAATGTTTGTTGACCGGACACGAACGCGAAGAAGGGGTCAAAAAGGCGGTCTCCCTGCCGCGTGTCACCTTGAACGAGCGTGAAATGTCGGACCTCGACATGATCGCCTCCGGCGCCTTAAGCCCGCTTGCCGGCTTCATGCAGTCGAAAGACTACAAGTCGGTGCTTGATACGATGCATCTTGTGAACAGTCTCCCTTGGACCATACCCATCACGCTGGCGGTCAAAAAGGAAAATGCCGGAAAATACAAGGAGGGGGAGGATGTCGCCCTTTACGATCCAGCGGGAGGCCCCCTGGCCATTTTGCATCTCAAGGAAAAGTTTTCTTATGATAAGGAAGAAGAGGCGGCCAAGGTCTACAAAACAACCGATAAGGCCCACCCCGGCGTTGCCGTGGTTTACGATCAGGGGGATGTTTATCTGGGAGGTCCGGTGAATGTGCTCAATCGGGTCAAGTATACCGATTTTGCGGAATACCGGAAAGACCCCGCCCACTTGAGAAAATATTTTCACGAAAAGGGGTGGAAGCGGGTGGTCGGTTTTCAAACGCGCAACCCCATCCACCGCGCGCACGAATATCTTCAAAAGTGCGCCCTCGAAATGGTGGACGGACTGCTTGTGCATCCGCTGGTGGGAGCCACCAAATCGGACGACGTGTCGGCCGAGGTCCGGATGAAGTGTTATGAAGTGTTGTTGAAGAACTACTATCCCGCCGATCGGAGCTGTATTGCCGTTTTCCCGGCGGCGATGCGCTACGCCGGTCCACGCGAGGCGATTTTTCACGCCATTGTGCGCAAAAATTACGGGTGCACCCATTTTATCGTCGGCAGGGACCATGCGGGAGTGGGGAATTACTACGGCACCTACGATGCCCAGCTGATTTTTGACGAGTTCGATCCGGCGGAATTGGCGATTCAGCCGATGTTTTTCGAACATACGGTCTACTGCAAAAAGTGCGAGGGGATGGCGTCAGCCAAGACCTGCCCGCATGGAAAAGAGGATCATGTTTTTCTATCGGGGACGAAGGTGCGCGAAATGCTCTCGCAGGGGATCGAACCGCCGCACGAATTTTCGCGGCCCGAGGTGGCGCGGAT harbors:
- a CDS encoding threonine synthase, whose product is MTYTKALKCRECGQEYPKTPTHVCEFCFGPLEVVYDYEAIKKDLTLEKINSRGPNMWRYKELLPLDGDPTVGRQVGFTPLRRANRLAKALGVSDLTIKNDAVNYPTLSFKDRVVSVALSKAREFGFQTVACASTGNLANSVAANAAAGDFESYVFIPYDLEPTKVLGTMIYGTHLVGIHGTYDEVNRLCSEIAGKYKWAFVNINMRPYYAEGSKSMGYEIVEQLGWKTPQNVVVPMASGSLLTKIDKAFRELEKIGLVKENRAKIHGAQATGCAPISTAVKNKWDIFKPVKPNTIAKSLAIGNPADGFYAARSVTQSGGWCEDITDEEVIAGIRLLAETEGIFAETAGGVTVGVAKKLIGEGRIPKNESIVLCITGNGLKTQEAVVDKLGKPPIIKPSLNEFEELVGKLEVKNG
- a CDS encoding FeS-binding protein; translated protein: MAKNVRRKVYLTFPAAQVKEAIICDMYDKYKVRFNIRSASVNEQVGLMAVELEGPEDKVNESLKFFRSRGLTVEPIEMSVIEG
- a CDS encoding cysteine synthase family protein, whose product is MILSSILDRIGNTPLVRIRELTRHLPQKVEIYAKLEYFNPGGSVKDRAAWRMIQEGIKSGRLTKDKIIMDPTSGNTGVAYAMIGAALGYQVELVMPANASHQRKETVRAFGAKLTFSSAMEGSDGAIRMAHRLHEENAGKYFMPDQYNNEFNSRAHYDTTAMEIWEQTQKRVTHFVATMGTSGTAMGTSRRLKEWNKNIYCVGAQPAHSLHGLEGLKHMPTSIVPGIYHEKELDEIMGLETEPSYDLADRLGREEGLLVGYSSGGAMLAALKLAERIKEGVIVTIFPDHGDRYFEGMKW
- a CDS encoding M67 family metallopeptidase produces the protein MLQINKKLLDEIFAECKRAWPEEACGMVVGEVGSHLVATQVIPSRNLQNELHRSDPKRYPRDAKTAYVIDPKEIERIAQEARDRGEAIVSMFHSHPEHGVYFSKEDREMAAPWGEPLFPHMSYIVVSVIAKEVKGASEFYWDLDKKDYVERKIL
- a CDS encoding MoaD/ThiS family protein: MSITVRIPTPLQKLTNNQGEVEVTGNTVKEVLTALETNFRGFRERLYDNEGQLRRFVNIYVNDEDVRFLDGEKTAVKDGDELSIVPAIAGGL
- a CDS encoding universal stress protein; this translates as MKKVFLVISPGRESTEALHFALHKAKEMKGGLSLVYIGQDRDGVKKKIEEIEKQARTFQVSCESELKSGDYFEICGELSRREDAALMVVTEKRGSFLKKVFEGSEANKLKDRVVCELKIY
- the sat gene encoding sulfate adenylyltransferase, with amino-acid sequence MKFPLPPHGGTLVECLLTGHEREEGVKKAVSLPRVTLNEREMSDLDMIASGALSPLAGFMQSKDYKSVLDTMHLVNSLPWTIPITLAVKKENAGKYKEGEDVALYDPAGGPLAILHLKEKFSYDKEEEAAKVYKTTDKAHPGVAVVYDQGDVYLGGPVNVLNRVKYTDFAEYRKDPAHLRKYFHEKGWKRVVGFQTRNPIHRAHEYLQKCALEMVDGLLVHPLVGATKSDDVSAEVRMKCYEVLLKNYYPADRSCIAVFPAAMRYAGPREAIFHAIVRKNYGCTHFIVGRDHAGVGNYYGTYDAQLIFDEFDPAELAIQPMFFEHTVYCKKCEGMASAKTCPHGKEDHVFLSGTKVREMLSQGIEPPHEFSRPEVARILIQAMRK